TCGTGTTTTCAGAATTCATTCTCCTATTGATTCCACTTCCGGCAAAAAAGATTTTCAGGCTCTAGCGGATCTTTTGATTGATGAAAAAAATCCTGGCAAATTTAATCAGGCTATAATGGAATTTGGCTCACAATTTTGTAAACCTAAAAATCCGGACTGTGAAAACTGCATTTTTAACAACAAATGTTTGGCGTTAAAACACAATGAAGTAAAAACATTACCTATTAAAGCTGGAAAAGTAAAAGTACGCACTCGATATTTTAATTATTTTTTAATTATTGATAATAAGCGCACATTAATTATAAAGAAGAGAGCTGAAAAAGATATTTGGGAAGGATTATATGATTTCCCATTATTGGAAACAGAAAAAATATTAACGCCTGCCGAAATAACCACCAGTTCACATCTTCAAGAATACCGAAAGAAACAGATAAAAATACTGGAAATAAGCAAAACATATGTCCATATATTGTCACACCAAAAAATTATGTGTCAATTTGTATTGCTAAAAGTAAGTGCTCTCCATGCTACACGGCATAAAACCGCCAATTCCAAAACATTAACAAAATTTGCTTTTCCGCGCCTGATAGAATTGTATATAAATGATTGTAATTTAAATGATTTTTTATAAATTTGGTTCTTAGGATATAATCCCGATTATTAAAAGATTGTATTATTATTAAGATGAAACAATTATTTATTTTATTAGCCACGGTTTCATTTGCATTCCAGGTTAACGCACAAATATTCAAAGCTAAAGATAACAGTACTGAAATTAGTTTTTTCTCTTCCTCTCCATTGGAAGATATTACTGCGGTGAATAAAGGGGCTGTGATTGTTATGAATTCGGCGAATGGAGATATTCAAATCAGAATTACCAATACCAATTTTAAATTCAAAAATTCATTGATGGAAGAACACTTTAATGAGAATTATATGGAAAGTCAAAAATTTCCAAATTCAATTTTCAAAGGTAAAGTGAATGAAAAAGTGAATTATGAAGTAGATGGAGAAAATAAAGTAACGATAAGCGGCAAGTTAGAAATACACGGTGTTACTAAAGACGTAACACTTGATGGAGTTATTCAAGTAAAGGGAAAAGAATTAAGTATTAGTTCTAAATTTAAAGTTAAAGTTGCCGATTATAATATTAAAGTTCCTTCTTTATATGTCAAAAATATTGCGGAAGTAGTAGATGTTTCTTTAAGCAGTGTTTTAGAACCTTTCCAAAAAAAATAACAGTAAATGAACGTAAAGTATAAATTTTTTTTAAGTGCTGTTCTCCTTGTTTTCTCAAGTATTTCTTTTGCACAAGATGATTTATTAAGTCTAGTTGATGATGGTAAATCAGATCCCCCACAAAAAGTTTTTGCAACTTTTAAAACCTATAAATTAGGGAATGCCCAAACTACTGAAACAGTAAAGAAAAATCATTTGGATTTTAGAATCTCGCACCGCTTCGGGAATTTGTACGATAGAAACTTAAATAATCCCATTAATGAAACATTTCAAAACGGAATTGGTTTTGATGCAGCCAGTGATATTCGTACGAGTTTAGACTATGGTATTACTGAAAATATTACCGTTGGTATTGGCAGAAGTAAAATGCGAAAAATGGCTGACGCCAGTGTAAAATGGAGAGTGTTACAACAAACCAGCAACTTTAAAATCCCGGTTTCCATTGCCATATTTGCCGATATGGGATATACCCATGCTCGTACTGATGAACCAAGTATGTACGGAGGTATCATTTTAGACCCCGGCTTTACTACCAATGAATTACACCGATTCAATTATTTTTCCCAAGTCATCATTGCCAGTAAACTTTCTGATTGGATTTCCGTAGAGCTTTTACCGAGTTATGTGCACCGTAATTTCATTAAGGAAAGCAGAAACCCGGATAATAATGCCATGGATGTAAACTCTTTTTTTACAGTGGGAATTGGAGGAAGAGTGAAGGTTACTAAAAGAATGTGCATTATTGCGGACTACTACTATAACACTTCTGCATATTATCAAAACAATCCAACAGTGATTAATCCGCTCGCTTTTGGATTTGAATTAGAAACCGGAGGGCATGTGTTTAGTTTGTTTTTTACCAATGCTGCAGGTTTAATTGAAAATAACTTTGTTCCCTATACTAGCGATTCTTGGAAAGACGGACAGGTTAAATTTGGATTTAGTATTTCCAGAGTATTCTCTTTATAAATTTATTTTCGGTGGATGTTCAACATATCTTTAACGAACATTTACTTCCTAGGCATAACAGCTTGCCGGTTCCTGTTGAAAGCTATGTTTTAGTTTGGCCCTCAATCTATATCATCTTGGGATTAATATTAATGGTGGTTTTAAAAGTCACATCCTTCACCAAGGTTATACAAGTTATTCAGTCTTGCTTCAGTATGCAAACCTTACGTCAAATTGAAAGAGATGAGTATAATCCTTTTAAATTTTATGCCATTACCTTAACTTTTTTCTTTCTGATAAATCTTTCATTCTATTTTTATAAATTAAATAACACCTATAAACTGGTTTTTATTGAAAGTCAGTCGTCCGTTCAATTCCTTTTACTTTTTTTTATAACTATGCTTTTTTTTACCCTAAAAAACGGATTGGCCAGGGGCCTTGCTTTATTTATAGGCGATAGCAAGCTTATACCTGAATATACTTATAGTTCATTTATGATAACTCAAACACTTGGAATTCTATTATTTCCCTGCCTGGTTATGGCCGAACTCGGGCCTTTTAATAATATGATCTTTATTTCTATTGCCAGCGTGATTTTAATTGCTCTACAAGCATTTAAATGGTACAGGGGAGTGATGTTTGCCTTTGTAGACAACAAAGTAGGATTTTTACAAATTTTTACGTATTTTTGCAGTCTGGAAATTTTGCCAACATTAGTTTTGGTAAAGTTTATAATTGAGAAGTATTAATGGCCAAATCAGCGGTAAAGAAAAGGGTGCCTACAAGGCCGGCTGCGAAATCCAAAAAATCTCCCAAAAAGGGATTGCTCAAAGCTAAAAAAAAATCACCTCTTGCTAAAAAAAAGAACGCGATTAAAAAGCCATTGAAGTCCGTTTCAAAAGTAAGTGGCAAGAAAACGAATTTGAAAACCGGAAAAGTAGTTCCAAAAGAAAAAATAAAGACAGTACTGAAACAAAAAAAATCTGAGAATTTAAGTTTGCCTTTGGCAAATGGTACTTCTGAGATCCCTATTAAAAAAGTACGTAAGTCATCCAAAAAATTAGTAATTAATATTCCGCCGCCTCCCAAAATTGAAGTAAGTAATTATCCGAAGAATAAAATTAAAAACATTTTAATTTCTCAGCCTCAGCCTACCGATCCGGAAAAGAATCCCTATATTTTACTAGGCAAAAAGCATAATTTAAATTTAACATTCAAACAATTTATAAAAGTGGAGGGATTATCTTCACAGGATTTCAGGGCGCAGCGTATTGATATTTTAGAGCATGGTGCGGTAATTTTAACGAGTAAACTTTCTGTAGATCATTATTTCAAAATGTGTAATGAAATGCGTGTTACCGTTCCGGAGTCCATGAAATACTTTTGCATTAACGAACAAACAGCCTATTACTTACAAAAATATATTCAGTACCGTAAAAGAAAGATTTTTTTCGGCCACGGTACCATGATGGATTTAGTTGATGTGATTCGCAAAAATAAGGATGAGAAATTTTTACTTCCCGTTAGCGATGTACACAAAGAACAGATAGTTGATTTTTTAGATGAGCTTAAAATCAATTACACAAAGGGTGTATTTTACAAAACTGTTAGTGCTAATTTAAGTGATATTAAGTCTTTGAATGAATTTGACGCAATTGTGTTTTTCACGCCTGCCGGAGTAAAATCATTAAAGAGCAATTTTCCTAGTTTTAAACAAGGTGGCGTTCGAATGGCTGTATTTGGTCATAGCGCAGCCCTCTCTTTAAAAGATTTGGGATACCGTGTAGACATTTTTGCTCCAAATCCTTTAAATCCAAGTATGGTAGGAGCATTAGATGCTTATATTAAGGAAGCCAATAAGCGTTAATCACTAAATTATTTTTTCAATTAATTTCAAAACAGATTTTTCAATTTCTTCATAGGAAGAAATTTCTTTAGCAGTATATGAAAATCCAATCAAGTACTTTTTGCCTGCTCCATTGAGTTTTTCATAAAGCTGAAATTTATTTTTCCGATAAGCTTCTTTTATCCTGCGTTTAAGCTTGTTTCGGTCTTTGGCTTTTTTAAATAAGCGCTTAGGAACGATAAACATGGCCTTAGCAGGATGTTCTTGTGCTATTTCAGTTATTACGTAAGTTACACGTATAGGCGCTATTATCTTGCTTTTACCTTTTTTAAATAGGTATTCCATTTGTTTGCGGCTACACAACCGTTCAGATTTATGAAAGCGTTGACTCACTTAATTGCTTGGGTAAAGATAATTTAATACTTTTACGCTTTAAAACTAAATAGTTTATGGGAAAAGGAGATAAAAAAACAAAAAAGGGCAAAATTCATATTGGTTCATATGGAGTTAAACGTCCAAGAAAAAAGGCCATTAAAAAAACAGTATCCGCAAAGCCTAAAAAGGCTGCGGCTAAAAAAGCTGCTAAAAAAGCAAAGTAAACAGAAGCTGCCACGTGCAGCTTTTTTTATATGGATATAGACGATTTCAATAAAAAATCACGTGTTCTTTATAAGGAGAACGAAACTTTTTATAAACGACTGAAATCTAAATCGCCCGCGGATTTAGATCAGCATTTTCATCTTTTACATGAAGAAGTATTTTCTGAAATAGATTGTTTATCCTGTGCCAATTGTTGTAAAACAACCTCGCCGATATTTTATGAGCGGGACATAGAACGAGCTTCAAAAGCGCTTAAAATGAAGCCGGGCGATTTTACGACCAAGTATCTACAGATAGATGCAGATAAGGATTATGTGTTGAAATCAGCCCCATGTCCATTTTTGGATGCGGAAAATTATTGTAGCATATACGAATCTAGACCTAATGCTTGTAGAGAATACCCCCATACAAACAGAAAAAAAATGATTCAAATATTAGATCTCACCACTAAAAACACTTTGGTTTGTCCGGCTGTTTTGAAAATTACAACCGAATTAAAGAAAATTTACAAATGAATTCAGGAACCAATAAAAACGGTTAATACATTAACGATTAACCCGGGCTCAAACACGTATGTGTTTTTTCCTGCCACCTTTGAGCTTGGTTTTTTGTTTTCTAAACTTTCATTTTTTAATCCGTCTAATACTTTTTGTCGATCGTATGAACTAAGCTCATGGTTAAAGAATTCAAAGAGATAAATCATAGCCACTAAAGATTGAACATCGAGGTTTTCATCTTTTTTAGCAAGTAATGAAACTCTTTTAATACATCCGGTTTTAGTTAGGTTCACTATCATATTGATACCTGAACGTTGAAGCGTGTGCAATAATTCAAAACTGTCAACTTTCGATTTTGTAAAATCTACATCGGGTAATTTCCATGTCCCTTCTTTAAAAATTTCTACTTTTTGATTCCATTTGGCTTTAAATGATTTATAAATCACGGATGAATCTGAACATTGTGCATTCATGCTAAATTGCAAAAACAATGCAAAAAAGGCGAGTATTAAATTTAAAGGCTGCTTCATAAGCCCAAATTAATTAAATTCTTAAGAAAAAGAAAGAAAAAACTATTTAATTAAAACAGAACTTGTGGCTACACTAGCCATGCTAAATCGGCCAACTGCTTTAGTTTTAGCGTCGGTTGGAGAGATAATATTTGTTTTTACGTTTTCAGGAGTTGTGGCAAACAAGCCGCCATTATTGATTTGGTTAAATGCTTGCACAAAAAACAAGTAAGTTTCTTTATTCACCGAATGCACTTCCACTTTGCAAGTATTATTTTTTCTGTACGATTTAAATCCTAAGAATGTAGCTGGAGGGGTAAAATAAATGGAATCACTATTGGCATTTTGTACAGCTCCTCCGGTTCCGTCTATACAAATATTTAAATCATTCGGCGACTGAAAAAGAGTGTCGTTTCTAAAGGTTTTAATCCAATAATAATCCGGATTATTATCAGCTTTATCTTTGGCGAAAAGTAAACATATAAATTCATCTTTATCACCCGGAGGGCCAAATCCCCCATCATTTGGTAAAACGCTTATGCTATCTATTTTTGAAGGCCTACTTTGTATGCTTGTTGAAGTATAAATATTCCCATCGATTGAAACATCCAGCCGATATTGATGATTTACTTTGGCAATGGTATCATTTATTCCAATAGTATAGGTATAATTACCATTACCGATATAATTAAATGTGTATGAATTACTAGAAGTGAGATCATTCAATACAACCTGTGCATCGCTTACAGGCGGAGCCTGGCGATTACTAAAATAAGTATCATTGGTTGTAATTTTTATAATTTGATTTTGTCTTAAATCATTCACAAATGCATCAATTACATAAATTTTTGAGCCCTCGTCCAGTTTAATTTGCACAACATCTTCGCAAGAGGTAAAGCCAATTAAAACAAAAGTAACCCAAATTATATTTAATATTTTTAGCATTAAAATTTAAAATTATATGTTATTGCCGGCACAACAGAACCGATTACTGAAAAACGAACAGCTTCGGTTTGATTAGGCTCGCCGGCTTTAGTTCTGAAATAAATACTAAATGCATTTCTGCGGTTATATGCATTATATACGCTAAAAACCAATGTTTGTTTAAAACGACGTGTTTCGTTCTTTTTGAATTCATAAGTTGCTCCAAAATCCAAACGATGATAAGGTGTAATGCGATAGTTATTTCTTTGGTTATCGGTATTATATGGAATATTATAGCCCTGAATTTGAATTTTTGAATTTGGGAATGTAGAGGGAGTTCCGCTTAAGAAAACAAAATTAGCAGAAATGTTCCATCTTTTGGTAATGTCATAATTCACACTAGTATTTACGCAATGTGTTCTGTCGTATTTACTGTTAAACCAATTATCATTACTAATACCTTCCACTAATCTTTCTGTTTTACTTAGGGTATAGCTAATCCAACCGTTCACTTTACCTTTATTTTTTTTCACGTAAAATTCTGAACCGTATGCTCTACCTAAACCTTGTAGTAATTGCCCTTCTACATAATCATTAATGAATAGTTCGGCATTGTCAATATAATCCAATTGATTTTGCATGTACTTATAATATACTTCAACGGATGTTTCAAACATATTATCTTTAAAATTTCTGAAATATCCAATACTTCCCTGATCTGCAATCAAAGGCGTAACATTATTTGAAGCAATGGTATAAACATCCAACGGTGTGCTTGCTGCCGTATTGCTTATAAGTTGAATATATTGAGCCATTCGGTTATAACTGGCTTTAACGGAACTAAGTGAATTGATAATATAATTCGCGGAAAAACGCGGTTCCGGATTTACATAGGAATGAATTACTTCACCATTCTCAAAAGATTCAGTTTTTTCAAATGGTTTCGGTTCATTTGCTATCGTATCACGATAATAATAGGCTTTACCTTTACCCAGTTGCTGATAATAGCTTAATCGAATGCCGTATTCTAACGTTAAGCGAGGAAGAATTTTATGTTCGTTACCAACATAGGCGGCATATTCAGCGCCAAACTTTTTTTCCGACTTAAATTCTGCTTTTGTTCCGGAATCAAATTGCCCAATGGCATCGTAGGGTCTGAAATCATAAAGAATACCTTGTAAGCCAAATCGAATGGTGTTTTTATTATTGAGATAGTAAACAAAATCAGGCTTAAAAGAATAATTAATCACATTGCTGTTCCACTCAAATTTTTGATTCAAACTTTCCAGTTTAAATCCTAAAAAGTAATCGTAGTTGCTATAAAATGCAGTTGCATTCATAAAAAGTTTATCGCTGAAAATATGATTCCAACGAATGGTTCCGGTTGAATTCCCCCAATTAAATTTAAAGGCCGAAGAGCCAAACACATCTCTGCCAAAATAACCGCTTAAAAAAACCGTATTCCGATCATTAATTCTGTAGTTTATTTTTGCAGTTAAATCATAAAAATAAAAATTGGCCTCCTTTAAGGGATTTGTACTTTTTACAAAGGGTTTCACTAAAGCATCAATATAACTTCTTCTTGCCGCAACAATAAAACTCATTTTATCTTTGATGATAGGGGCCTCTATGCTTAGTCGGCTAAAGATGGAACCTATACCGCCGTTAATGTTTAACTTCTTACTATTCCCTTCTTTCATTCTAATATCAAGTATACTCGAAACTCTTCCGCCATATTGAGAAGGAATACCTCCTTTTATAAGTTTAACATCCTTCACCGCATCTGGATTAAAAACAGAAAAGAATCCAAATAAATGTGATGAGTTATAAACGGGAGCCTCGTCTAATAAAATTAAATTCTGATCAATATTTCCACCACGAACATTAAAACCGCTTGCGCCTTCACCCATGGTGGTTACGCCCGGCAACAATTGTATGGCTCTAACCACATCCACTTCTCCCAATAAGGCCGGTATTTTATTAATTTCTTTGATGTCGAGTTTGGCTACGCCCATCTCAGTACTTGTAATATTTTTATCGGCGGCTTCACTAAGTACTACTACTTCATCTAAATCCGAACCTTCCGGCTTAACCTCAAACGACTTTTTAAGATTTTTTTCCATGTTCACTGTTAAGGTGAATGTTTTGTATCCAATAAAAGAGATAACTAAAACATGCTCTCCTTTTGGAAGCGAGAGCGAGTAAAATCCATATTCATTAGCGGTAACCCCTAAACGTGTTCCTTGTTTTACTATAGCCGCTCCTATTAAAGCCTCACCGTTACTGGCATCTTTAATATAACCGCTAATATTGAATGTTTCTTGCGAAAAAACTTTTATGCCCAGGAAAGTGATGAGTACAAAAAATATGTGAATTCTACTTTTCAAATGAAGGCCAAATTTACTCAAATAATGTCTCTTAAAAATTTAACGATTTTTTATATGGCCACAAATATATTTGGTTTCCCTATGAGGCTTGTCAATCCTGCATCTGAACGGTTGTTAATAATTGCAAATTCATTAAAGGAGATAAAAAAAGTGGGGAAAAAGCAGAATTTTATAGAATAAAACTTATCAAAGGATAGCGTTTTAAGGCGTAAATGAATCACGAAAATATTGTTAAGTTTGTATTCGTCATGAAACCATCCATACCTAGAGGCACTAGAGATTTTGGCCCTTCAGAAATGAAAAAAAGGAATTACATTTTAAATGTGATTCGTAATAATTTTGAGTTGTTTGGAT
This window of the Sphingobacteriaceae bacterium genome carries:
- the mutY gene encoding A/G-specific adenine glycosylase, producing MNQWFATKIIEWYGHNKRNLPWRNTKNPYKIWLSEIILQQTRVEQGLPYYTRFIEAFPTVNDLAKAKEDRVLKLWQGLGYYSRARNLHTASKQIMRQFKGKFPEKHEDILKLKGVGNYTAAAISSFAFNTSKAVVDGNVYRLLSRVFRIHSPIDSTSGKKDFQALADLLIDEKNPGKFNQAIMEFGSQFCKPKNPDCENCIFNNKCLALKHNEVKTLPIKAGKVKVRTRYFNYFLIIDNKRTLIIKKRAEKDIWEGLYDFPLLETEKILTPAEITTSSHLQEYRKKQIKILEISKTYVHILSHQKIMCQFVLLKVSALHATRHKTANSKTLTKFAFPRLIELYINDCNLNDFL
- a CDS encoding YceI family protein; this encodes MKQLFILLATVSFAFQVNAQIFKAKDNSTEISFFSSSPLEDITAVNKGAVIVMNSANGDIQIRITNTNFKFKNSLMEEHFNENYMESQKFPNSIFKGKVNEKVNYEVDGENKVTISGKLEIHGVTKDVTLDGVIQVKGKELSISSKFKVKVADYNIKVPSLYVKNIAEVVDVSLSSVLEPFQKK
- a CDS encoding DUF4271 domain-containing protein, producing MGLILMVVLKVTSFTKVIQVIQSCFSMQTLRQIERDEYNPFKFYAITLTFFFLINLSFYFYKLNNTYKLVFIESQSSVQFLLLFFITMLFFTLKNGLARGLALFIGDSKLIPEYTYSSFMITQTLGILLFPCLVMAELGPFNNMIFISIASVILIALQAFKWYRGVMFAFVDNKVGFLQIFTYFCSLEILPTLVLVKFIIEKY
- a CDS encoding uroporphyrinogen-III synthase, whose protein sequence is MAKSAVKKRVPTRPAAKSKKSPKKGLLKAKKKSPLAKKKNAIKKPLKSVSKVSGKKTNLKTGKVVPKEKIKTVLKQKKSENLSLPLANGTSEIPIKKVRKSSKKLVINIPPPPKIEVSNYPKNKIKNILISQPQPTDPEKNPYILLGKKHNLNLTFKQFIKVEGLSSQDFRAQRIDILEHGAVILTSKLSVDHYFKMCNEMRVTVPESMKYFCINEQTAYYLQKYIQYRKRKIFFGHGTMMDLVDVIRKNKDEKFLLPVSDVHKEQIVDFLDELKINYTKGVFYKTVSANLSDIKSLNEFDAIVFFTPAGVKSLKSNFPSFKQGGVRMAVFGHSAALSLKDLGYRVDIFAPNPLNPSMVGALDAYIKEANKR
- a CDS encoding ribonuclease P protein component, encoding MEYLFKKGKSKIIAPIRVTYVITEIAQEHPAKAMFIVPKRLFKKAKDRNKLKRRIKEAYRKNKFQLYEKLNGAGKKYLIGFSYTAKEISSYEEIEKSVLKLIEKII
- a CDS encoding 30S ribosomal protein THX, encoding MGKGDKKTKKGKIHIGSYGVKRPRKKAIKKTVSAKPKKAAAKKAAKKAK
- a CDS encoding YkgJ family cysteine cluster protein; this encodes MDIDDFNKKSRVLYKENETFYKRLKSKSPADLDQHFHLLHEEVFSEIDCLSCANCCKTTSPIFYERDIERASKALKMKPGDFTTKYLQIDADKDYVLKSAPCPFLDAENYCSIYESRPNACREYPHTNRKKMIQILDLTTKNTLVCPAVLKITTELKKIYK
- a CDS encoding DUF4249 domain-containing protein yields the protein MLKILNIIWVTFVLIGFTSCEDVVQIKLDEGSKIYVIDAFVNDLRQNQIIKITTNDTYFSNRQAPPVSDAQVVLNDLTSSNSYTFNYIGNGNYTYTIGINDTIAKVNHQYRLDVSIDGNIYTSTSIQSRPSKIDSISVLPNDGGFGPPGDKDEFICLLFAKDKADNNPDYYWIKTFRNDTLFQSPNDLNICIDGTGGAVQNANSDSIYFTPPATFLGFKSYRKNNTCKVEVHSVNKETYLFFVQAFNQINNGGLFATTPENVKTNIISPTDAKTKAVGRFSMASVATSSVLIK
- a CDS encoding TonB-dependent receptor yields the protein MKSRIHIFFVLITFLGIKVFSQETFNISGYIKDASNGEALIGAAIVKQGTRLGVTANEYGFYSLSLPKGEHVLVISFIGYKTFTLTVNMEKNLKKSFEVKPEGSDLDEVVVLSEAADKNITSTEMGVAKLDIKEINKIPALLGEVDVVRAIQLLPGVTTMGEGASGFNVRGGNIDQNLILLDEAPVYNSSHLFGFFSVFNPDAVKDVKLIKGGIPSQYGGRVSSILDIRMKEGNSKKLNINGGIGSIFSRLSIEAPIIKDKMSFIVAARRSYIDALVKPFVKSTNPLKEANFYFYDLTAKINYRINDRNTVFLSGYFGRDVFGSSAFKFNWGNSTGTIRWNHIFSDKLFMNATAFYSNYDYFLGFKLESLNQKFEWNSNVINYSFKPDFVYYLNNKNTIRFGLQGILYDFRPYDAIGQFDSGTKAEFKSEKKFGAEYAAYVGNEHKILPRLTLEYGIRLSYYQQLGKGKAYYYRDTIANEPKPFEKTESFENGEVIHSYVNPEPRFSANYIINSLSSVKASYNRMAQYIQLISNTAASTPLDVYTIASNNVTPLIADQGSIGYFRNFKDNMFETSVEVYYKYMQNQLDYIDNAELFINDYVEGQLLQGLGRAYGSEFYVKKNKGKVNGWISYTLSKTERLVEGISNDNWFNSKYDRTHCVNTSVNYDITKRWNISANFVFLSGTPSTFPNSKIQIQGYNIPYNTDNQRNNYRITPYHRLDFGATYEFKKNETRRFKQTLVFSVYNAYNRRNAFSIYFRTKAGEPNQTEAVRFSVIGSVVPAITYNFKF